The sequence CACTTCCGACAGGTCCGCGCTCACCAGCAGGATCCCCACTCCCGCATCCCGAAGCGCCAGGATCTCCCGGTGGATGGCCTCCATTGCTCCGACATCCACGCCACGGGTCGGATGTGCCGCCACCAGAATCCGCGGCTCACCCTCCGCCTCCCGCGCAAAGACCACCTTCTGTTGATTCCCGCCCGACAACGACTCCGCCTTCACTCCCGGATCCGCGGGACGAATGTCGAACGTGCGGATTCTCGACTCCGCGTACTCTTTGATCCGCCCCGGATGAAGCGACAGTCCGCTGCGGAACCGCCCCTGGGCCTCGCGTCCGAGAATCAGGTTTTCGCCCACCGTCATCGGACCCACCAGCCCCCCGAGCACGCGATCCTCCGGAACATGGGCCAGCCCCATCCGGCGGATCTCGCCGGGAGAGACCCCCGCGATGCTCTCTCCGCCCAGATGGACTTCCCCGGCAAAGGGCCGCAACCCCCCGAGAATCTCCGTCAGTTCGCGCTGTCCGTTGCCTTCCACTCCCGCAATGCCGAGGATCTCTCCCGCACGCACATCAAAGCTCACATCCCGAAGACGGCCCGCCGCCCGGCCTCCCTTTTCGCCCACCGAGCGGAGGGTAAGCACCGGCTCCCCGGGAGCCTGTCTTGGCGTCCCGTCCGGCGGCGCGGGTTCCCGCCCGACCATGAGTTTCGCGAGATCCCGCTCGGAAGAGGAGGCCGCGTCGCGTACGCCAACCACGCGCCCCGCACGCATCACGGTCACGCGATCCGCCAGTTCCAGCACTTCGCGCAGTCGATGCGTGATGAAGACGATGGACGCGCCATCCGCGGCCAGCGACCGGAGCGTTTCCATGAGTGCGCGCACTTCCGAGGGCACAAGCACCGCGGTCGGCTCGTCGAGAATGAGAACACGCGCGCCGCGCATGAGAACCTTGATGATCTCCAGACGCTGACGCTCCCCGACCGAGAGATCCTCCACGGGCGCATCCGGATCCAGGTCCATGCCGTAAGCCTCCGCCGTCGCCAGGAGTTCCGCGCGGGCACGCTCCCGATCGATCCGGACGCCGCCGCGCCTCGGTTCTTCGCCCAGTATGGCGTTCTCCAGAACCGTAAACGGGGGAATCAGCATGAAGTGCTGGTGGACCATTCCGACGCCGCTCGTCAGTGCGTCGCGTGGCCCGGCAGGAGCGTGGGACTTACCATTCACTTCCATCTCGCCCCCGTCCGGGCGAGTCATCCCGTAAAGAATCCGCATCAGTGTCGACTTGCCGGCGCCGTTCTCTCCGGCAATGGCGTGGATCTCTCCCGCGCCGCACTCCAGATCCACTCCATCCACGGCGGTCACGCCGGGGTAGTGCTTCACCATCCCACGCATGGAGAAGGATGCCGGCGCATTCACCGCGAGGACTCCTCTCGCTGAATGTCCCACGCCCTTGCGTACACGGCGAACTTCACCATGGAGTGGATCCCCGCAATGAGAAACCCGTGGACCCCGTCGCGCCATCCGGACTGAACCACGAACTTCCGAAGGAAGGCCGCTGCGGGATGTGCCACAAGATGAACCGGGCGAATCCGTTTCCGACGGGCGCGGTCCGGCCCCAGGTGCTCCGAATAACGCGCAACGCGGGAGAACGAAGCGGCCAGCGTCGGGTGGGTGTCGTGTTCCAGAGCGCCGGTCAGATTCCCCGGCACGCCATCCATGTGCAGCGTCTCATGCCCGGGTGCTCCCCGCACGCAGACACATTCCCTCCGAACCAGACGAAGCTGCGGATCCGGCCACCAGCCCCCATGGCGAATCCACCGACCCAGGAACCGGTTCCTTCGACGCACACGATATCCATCCACGGCATCCGGCTTCTCGACGGTGCTGCGGATCTGGCGCGCCAGTTCCCCGGTCACCACTTCATCCGCATCGAGTCGAAAGACCCACTCTCCCGTCGTCGCATCCACGGACCGCACAATCTGCTCCGCGAAGTTCCCCGGCCAGGGGATCTCCAGCACCTTCGCCCCCGCCCCGCGAGCTTCCTCCACGGTCCCGTCCGTACTCCCTCCGTCGATGACCACCACCTCGTCCGCCCAGCGCACGGACTCGACCGCCTTGCCGATCCGCCCTCCTTCATTCTGGGCAATCATGCATACGGAGACGGTCGGCGGATTCACGAACGCCCGGTCTCCACGGGAATCTCGATCTCGCCGGCAATCACGGAGTCCGAAAGAGCTTGTATCACCTCGAGCATTTCCGGTGTGAGGAGATGGCGATTGTGTTCATCCACCGAGTAACCGACCCCGCCTTCCGCCAGCCCCAGTTCCAGGAGGCCACCCCGAAACTCCCCGGAATGCGACGCCAGGATGGCCCGGTAGACCGCGTTGTCGACACGCTTGATCATGGAGGTCAGGACCGTCCCCGGCGCGACATCGTTCTGATTCGCGTCCACACCGATCGCGAAGAGACCTTTCTCGCGCGCAGCCTCAATCACTCCCAGCCCGGTGACGCCCGCCGCATGGAAAACGACATCCGCACGCTGCCGGAACTGGGAGAGCGCAATCTCCTTTCCGCGCACCGGATCGGTAAACGCCTCCGGGCGAACACCCGCGTACCCCACGAGAACCCGAGCGTCGGGATTCACGCGTTGCGCCCCCGCGGCGTATCCCGCTTCAAACTTGTGAATCAGCGGAATGTCCATCCCGCCGACAAAACCCACCACCCCCGTCTTGGAAGCCATCGCCGCCAGCGCCCCCACGAGAAACGAACCCTCGTTTTCCCGGAAGACCAGTGACACGACATTGGGCATGTCTTCGATATACCCGTCGACCAGAACGAAGTGCGTTTCTGGAAAGTCCGTCGCCACGGAACGAATGGAGTCGGTGAACAGGAAGCCCACGCCAACGACGACCTCGTAACCGTGAGCCGCCAGCTTGCGAAGACCGACCTCCCGGTCCGAGTCCCCGCTGGGTTCGAACTCGGATGCCACGATCCCCAGTTCCCGGCGGGCCCGATCCATGCCTTCGAATGCGGAATCGTTGAAGGAGCGATCTCCCTTCCCTCCGACATCGAACACCATTCCCACACGAAAGGCGGAATCCCCGGACTCTCCGCCGCCCGAGCCTCCACCGCACCCGGGAAGCAGCACGGCAAGCACCGCCAGCACGGCCATGGTCACTTTCACAATCAGACTCCTTTTCGGGAAGCGAAGGACGACGATGCGCACCACCCCGGCAGTTCGGGAGCCGCTCGTTCGAGCAGCGTGGCGGCACATCGGTTGGCGTCGGTGAGCACGGCCGCGCGGTCCAGACGGCACGGGGCTCCATCTTCCACAAGCAGCTCTCCGGCCACCAGGACGAGCCGCACATCAGACGCCTGCGCCGAATACACCAGCGCCGTCACGGGATCCGTGACCGGCGAAGCGTGGGCCGTATTCAGATCCACCGCAATGACATCCGCCTCCATGCCCGGCGCCAGGCGACCGACGCGGTCGTCCATCCCCAGCGCTTCCGCGCCGCCGAGGGTGGCCATCGTGAGGACATCGCGGGCGGAGAGCCTGCCCGGGCCCGCTGTCCACGACGACAGGAGAGCGGCGGCGCGCATCTCCGAGAATCCATCCAGCCGGTTGTTGGCGGGAGCCCCGTCACACCCCAGCGAAAGATGGACACCCGCTTCCCGCAGACGGTGTGCGGGCTGCACGCCGGAACCCAGCTTCAGGTTGGTGCCGGGACAGTGCACGGCACGCGACCCGGACCGTGCAAGAACGGTCACTTCCTCCTCGTCCAGCCAGACGCAGTGCGCAAGAACGGTCCCCTTTCCGAGGAAGCCGATGTCATCGAAGAAGCACACATTGCGGCGCCCCTTCATCTCCTCCACGGCGCGGCACTCCCGCTCGCCTTCCGAGGCGTGCGTATGGAGAAGGTACTTTCCTCCAGCCAGCGACACGACTTCGCGGAGGAGCTCGTCCGTGCATGACAGTACGAAGCGCGGCGCAAACGCATACCTCAACCGGCCTCCCGCCGCGCCGTCCCACTTCTCCGCCAGGTCAAAACTCTCGCGAAGAGAGTCCAGCGTGGTCTCCAGAAGACCGGCGGGTACGCCTTCGCCATCGTCCATCATGGCCTTCCCGCCGAACGCCCGGATGCCGGTCTCCTCCAGCACCGTGAAGACTTCTTCGTAGTGATGCGTGGTCCCCATGTCGAGCACGGTGGTCGTCCCGCCGAGAAGGAGTTCCAGTACGGACAACCGCGCGGAGGCCCGCAGACTCGCGGGATCATGCGCGGCTTCGAGCGGCCAGATCCGCTCCCGCAACCACGGCAGGAGCGTGCGGTCTTCGGCAAGCCCGCGAAAGAGGGTCTGGCAGAGATGGACAT comes from Gemmatimonadota bacterium and encodes:
- a CDS encoding ABC transporter ATP-binding protein — encoded protein: MRGMVKHYPGVTAVDGVDLECGAGEIHAIAGENGAGKSTLMRILYGMTRPDGGEMEVNGKSHAPAGPRDALTSGVGMVHQHFMLIPPFTVLENAILGEEPRRGGVRIDRERARAELLATAEAYGMDLDPDAPVEDLSVGERQRLEIIKVLMRGARVLILDEPTAVLVPSEVRALMETLRSLAADGASIVFITHRLREVLELADRVTVMRAGRVVGVRDAASSSERDLAKLMVGREPAPPDGTPRQAPGEPVLTLRSVGEKGGRAAGRLRDVSFDVRAGEILGIAGVEGNGQRELTEILGGLRPFAGEVHLGGESIAGVSPGEIRRMGLAHVPEDRVLGGLVGPMTVGENLILGREAQGRFRSGLSLHPGRIKEYAESRIRTFDIRPADPGVKAESLSGGNQQKVVFAREAEGEPRILVAAHPTRGVDVGAMEAIHREILALRDAGVGILLVSADLSEVLMLSDRIVVLYTGLIAKEFRRGEADEESLGVVMTGGTLDDQVA
- a CDS encoding glycosyltransferase family 2 protein; its protein translation is MNPPTVSVCMIAQNEGGRIGKAVESVRWADEVVVIDGGSTDGTVEEARGAGAKVLEIPWPGNFAEQIVRSVDATTGEWVFRLDADEVVTGELARQIRSTVEKPDAVDGYRVRRRNRFLGRWIRHGGWWPDPQLRLVRRECVCVRGAPGHETLHMDGVPGNLTGALEHDTHPTLAASFSRVARYSEHLGPDRARRKRIRPVHLVAHPAAAFLRKFVVQSGWRDGVHGFLIAGIHSMVKFAVYARAWDIQREESSR
- a CDS encoding 5'-deoxyadenosine deaminase is translated as MTATLLRGAARILCGGPDWEESTGDLLVVDGRIRRVGGDLAEEAPADARRVDASGLTLMPGLVQTHVHLCQTLFRGLAEDRTLLPWLRERIWPLEAAHDPASLRASARLSVLELLLGGTTTVLDMGTTHHYEEVFTVLEETGIRAFGGKAMMDDGEGVPAGLLETTLDSLRESFDLAEKWDGAAGGRLRYAFAPRFVLSCTDELLREVVSLAGGKYLLHTHASEGERECRAVEEMKGRRNVCFFDDIGFLGKGTVLAHCVWLDEEEVTVLARSGSRAVHCPGTNLKLGSGVQPAHRLREAGVHLSLGCDGAPANNRLDGFSEMRAAALLSSWTAGPGRLSARDVLTMATLGGAEALGMDDRVGRLAPGMEADVIAVDLNTAHASPVTDPVTALVYSAQASDVRLVLVAGELLVEDGAPCRLDRAAVLTDANRCAATLLERAAPELPGWCASSSFASRKGV
- a CDS encoding BMP family ABC transporter substrate-binding protein, which codes for MRIVVLRFPKRSLIVKVTMAVLAVLAVLLPGCGGGSGGGESGDSAFRVGMVFDVGGKGDRSFNDSAFEGMDRARRELGIVASEFEPSGDSDREVGLRKLAAHGYEVVVGVGFLFTDSIRSVATDFPETHFVLVDGYIEDMPNVVSLVFRENEGSFLVGALAAMASKTGVVGFVGGMDIPLIHKFEAGYAAGAQRVNPDARVLVGYAGVRPEAFTDPVRGKEIALSQFRQRADVVFHAAGVTGLGVIEAAREKGLFAIGVDANQNDVAPGTVLTSMIKRVDNAVYRAILASHSGEFRGGLLELGLAEGGVGYSVDEHNRHLLTPEMLEVIQALSDSVIAGEIEIPVETGRS